From Solanum lycopersicum chromosome 8, SLM_r2.1, the proteins below share one genomic window:
- the LOC101259426 gene encoding acetylajmalan esterase-like, whose protein sequence is MAFCNRVVLILLVIFTVFRLKIDAQKLQIDGKRRLMKCKFDKIYQLGDSVSDTGNCIRESYCGSHSSCAKSPYGINFFHKPTGRCSNGLLIIDFLALESGLPLLNPYKDKSANFRHGANFAVVGATALSAQVMAEKKIVLSFTNSSLDIQLDWMSSHFETTCSPDCPVQLKKSLFLVGHIGGNDIIYGLSQGKTMEELRRLVPHIVHTIIHGVKRVIGFGATRIVVPGTFPKGCGPAILTQFMNNDSSSYDEYHCLKELNNLTIFYNDHLQRAVEEMKKEYTNITLVYGDYYNAYMWFLQNAVTLGFDKNSLQKACCGVGGEYNYDKNRKCGAQGVPVCDNPSSHFNWDGLHLTQAAYSWLTRWLIDDMLPKLNCHV, encoded by the exons ATGGCGTTCTGTAACAGAGTGGTGTTAATTCTCCTAGTTATTTTCACAGTGTTTCGACTGAAAATCGATGCTCAAAAATTACAAATCGATGGAAAACGAAGATTGATGAAGTgcaaatttgataaaatttatcaattggGTGATTCAGTTTCCGATACCGGAAACTGTATCAGAGAAAGTTATTGTGGATCTCATTCTTCCTGTGCAAAATCACCTTATGGAATCAACTTTTTTCATAAACCAACTGGGCGTTGTTCTAATGGCTTGCTCATAATTGATTTCTTAG CCCTGGAATCTGGTCTTCCTCTCCTAAATCCTTATAAGGATAAAAGTGCAAATTTTAGACATGGTGCAAATTTTGCAGTAGTAGGGGCTACTGCTTTATCAGCCCAAGTCATGGCAGAGAAGAAGATTGTTCTGTCCTTCACAAATAGTTCATTAGACATTCAACTTGATTGGATGTCTTCTCATTTCGAGACTACTTGCTCCCCCG ATTGCCCGGTACAGTTAAAGAAATCGCTTTTTCTAGTTGGACATATAGGAGGAAATGATATCATTTATGGCTTATCGCAAGGTAAAACCATGGAAGAGTTGCGAAGATTGGTTCCACATATTGTTCATACCATCATTCATGGTGTTAAA AGAGTTATTGGTTTTGGTGCAACTCGAATTGTAGTTCCAGGGACTTTCCCAAAAGGTTGTGGTCCAGCTATCCTAACGCAATTCATGAACAACGACTCATCTTCTTACGATGAGTACCATTGCTTGAAAGAGTTGAATAATTTGACGATCTTCTATAATGATCATTTGCAACGAGCCGTTGAGGAGATGAAGAAAGAGTATACAAACATTACACTCGTTTATGGTGACTATTACAACGCGTATATGTGGTTTCTACAAAATGCTGTCACTCTTG GATTTGATAAAAATTCTCTACAGAAAGCATGTTGTGGAGTAGGAGGAGAATATAATTAcgataaaaatagaaaatgtgGAGCTCAGGGAGTCCCAGTGTGTGATAACCCTAGTTCTCACTTCAATTGGGATGGACTTCATTTGACACAAGCAGCATATAGTTGGTTAACAAGATGGTTAATTGATGACATGTTGCCCAAATTGAACTGtcatgtttaa